One Roseimaritima multifibrata DNA window includes the following coding sequences:
- a CDS encoding bifunctional SulP family inorganic anion transporter/carbonic anhydrase, translating into MTNETPGETSAVAEDSLQSMLKPANLGKDLIAGVVVALVALPLCLGIALASGADPMSGLIAGIVGGIVVGVLSGSSTSVSGPAAGLVAIVAAQISSLGFEGFLLAVVIGGLLQVALGVAKAGALSAFFPSSVIRGLLAAIGVLLILKQIPHLFGHDSDPEGEMSFWQTDGENTFSSVFYSLVGDIHEGVMVIGFACIAVLVLWEKIPLLKKTQVPGPLVAVVLGIVLNELFKTRSESWVAANEHLVQLPIASSFAEFKGFFVFPDFALLANPAVYLGGVTIAIVASLETLLNLEAVDKIDPKHRNSPPSRELVAQGVGNMVSGFIGGLPITSVIVRGSVNVNAGGNSKLSAIFHGGLLLGSVVLLPGLLNRIPLAALAAILLVTGFKLASPALFKKMWNEGRYQFIPFIVTLVAIVATDLLIGILIGLGVSLLFILNSNLRRPIRRVVESRLGGDVLHVELANQVSFLNRAALDRIFQQAPRDTHILIDASDTDYIDPDVLGMIRDFKGNVAPARGVRVSLRGFRARYGLQDEIQFADYSTRELQDKASAEQVLEMLKEGNRRFVTGQRLNRDFGRQIHATAKGQNPIAAVLSCIDSRVPAELVFDLGVGDIFSVRVAGNVIGSYTLGSIEYGVGVAGVKLVLVMGHTRCGAVTSSVGLLASGQDAKEATGCAHLPVIVDEIIASIDPSELQVLKQSKEEPSEDYVDSIAKKNVLRTVEQIIERSEVIRRGVEEGRVVVAGALYDVNTGRIEFYPLNSLAAQT; encoded by the coding sequence ATGACGAATGAAACTCCAGGTGAGACCTCCGCGGTTGCAGAGGATTCGCTCCAGTCAATGCTCAAACCAGCCAATCTAGGAAAAGACCTCATTGCCGGGGTGGTTGTGGCACTGGTCGCCCTGCCGCTTTGCTTAGGAATCGCATTGGCATCGGGTGCCGATCCGATGTCGGGGCTGATCGCAGGGATTGTCGGCGGTATTGTGGTTGGCGTGTTGAGCGGATCGAGTACCAGTGTTAGCGGACCGGCCGCCGGTTTGGTGGCCATCGTAGCGGCCCAGATTAGTTCTCTTGGCTTTGAAGGGTTCTTGTTAGCGGTCGTGATCGGCGGTCTGCTGCAAGTTGCTTTGGGAGTCGCCAAAGCGGGGGCCCTGTCGGCGTTCTTCCCGTCCAGTGTGATTCGGGGACTGTTGGCCGCGATTGGTGTCCTGCTGATTTTGAAGCAGATTCCTCACTTGTTCGGGCATGATTCGGATCCCGAAGGCGAAATGTCGTTCTGGCAGACAGACGGCGAAAATACGTTTAGCAGTGTTTTCTATTCGCTTGTGGGGGATATCCACGAGGGAGTGATGGTCATCGGGTTTGCCTGCATTGCCGTTTTGGTTCTGTGGGAGAAAATTCCGTTGCTGAAAAAGACTCAGGTGCCTGGCCCGTTGGTCGCCGTTGTCCTGGGTATCGTGCTGAACGAATTATTTAAGACGAGGAGTGAGTCCTGGGTTGCCGCAAACGAGCATTTGGTGCAGTTGCCGATCGCCTCCAGTTTCGCAGAATTCAAAGGGTTTTTTGTCTTTCCTGACTTCGCCCTGCTTGCCAATCCTGCGGTCTACTTAGGGGGCGTCACGATCGCGATTGTCGCTTCATTGGAAACGCTTTTGAACTTGGAAGCGGTCGACAAGATCGACCCCAAACATCGCAATTCTCCTCCTAGTCGCGAATTGGTCGCTCAAGGGGTGGGGAATATGGTTTCGGGATTCATCGGTGGACTTCCGATCACTTCGGTGATTGTTCGCGGTTCGGTGAACGTGAATGCTGGTGGTAATTCGAAGCTTTCAGCGATCTTCCATGGCGGTTTGCTGTTGGGGAGCGTGGTTCTATTGCCCGGGTTGCTGAATCGAATTCCGTTGGCAGCCTTGGCTGCGATCCTGTTGGTAACCGGTTTTAAATTGGCCAGCCCCGCCCTGTTCAAAAAAATGTGGAACGAGGGACGTTACCAGTTCATACCGTTCATCGTCACTTTGGTCGCGATTGTCGCTACCGACCTGTTGATTGGAATTCTGATTGGATTGGGGGTCAGCCTGTTGTTCATTTTGAATAGCAATCTAAGACGTCCGATCCGTCGTGTGGTCGAGTCGCGATTGGGCGGAGACGTGCTGCATGTTGAATTGGCCAATCAAGTTAGTTTCTTGAATCGTGCTGCGTTGGACCGAATCTTTCAGCAGGCTCCGCGTGACACACACATCTTGATCGATGCTTCGGATACCGATTACATCGATCCCGATGTGTTGGGAATGATCCGTGACTTTAAGGGCAACGTGGCGCCAGCTCGTGGCGTCCGTGTCAGCCTGCGTGGTTTCCGTGCCCGTTATGGGCTTCAGGATGAGATTCAGTTTGCCGATTATTCGACGCGTGAACTACAGGACAAAGCGTCGGCAGAGCAGGTTCTGGAAATGCTAAAAGAAGGGAACCGCCGATTCGTGACAGGGCAGCGTCTGAACCGCGACTTTGGGCGTCAAATCCATGCGACCGCAAAGGGGCAAAATCCGATTGCTGCGGTCCTTAGCTGCATCGATTCTCGAGTCCCCGCAGAACTTGTCTTTGACCTTGGCGTGGGAGATATTTTCAGTGTTCGCGTCGCGGGCAATGTGATTGGTTCCTACACCCTGGGAAGCATCGAATACGGTGTTGGAGTGGCCGGAGTCAAGTTGGTATTGGTGATGGGACATACGCGTTGTGGTGCGGTGACCTCTTCGGTAGGTCTGCTCGCATCGGGGCAGGATGCTAAAGAGGCGACCGGGTGTGCTCATCTGCCGGTGATCGTTGATGAGATCATCGCTTCGATAGATCCAAGTGAGCTACAGGTATTGAAGCAGTCCAAGGAAGAACCAAGCGAAGACTACGTCGACAGCATCGCAAAGAAGAATGTTCTCCGCACCGTCGAACAGATTATCGAGCGGAGCGAAGTGATTCGTCGCGGCGTTGAGGAGGGACGCGTCGTTGTGGCCGGAGCCTTATACGACGTGAACACTGGTAGGATTGAATTCTATCCTCTTAATAGTCTTGCCGCGCAAACTTGA